The proteins below are encoded in one region of Candidatus Flexicrinis proximus:
- a CDS encoding WXG100 family type VII secretion target, with translation MNTGEITARIQQMRDAADTLGRSAGQIQRCIDTVESEVRALGPDRFMSLGAESFRAEFFRLTPKLHETFETLAAFRDKLHASADDIEVASRASQPGGFA, from the coding sequence ATGAATACGGGAGAAATCACCGCCCGCATCCAGCAAATGCGCGACGCTGCCGATACACTCGGACGGTCTGCGGGTCAGATTCAACGGTGCATCGACACGGTGGAAAGCGAAGTGCGCGCACTGGGGCCTGACCGGTTTATGAGCCTGGGCGCGGAGTCGTTTCGCGCCGAGTTTTTCAGGCTGACGCCCAAATTACATGAGACATTCGAGACGCTAGCGGCTTTTCGGGACAAGCTGCATGCCTCTGCCGACGACATCGAAGTTGCCTCGCGGGCAAGCCAGCCGGGAGGATTCGCATGA
- a CDS encoding FHA domain-containing protein — translation MLRLPDYGIAYVLWVGAIALGAVASLQVLYFLMLLIPKRGSRPIRQPNGPVMPTNPAGVEGRRAGNAPLASGGKMVVLTGLLNVEDIPLPNNNFVIGRYYHPENNIHIALDEKSISRRHATFQGDDKSRDYYLTDTNSSYGTALRMGDKQQQLVPGAKFRIYNGDVIQFGQAITARFVLPGESRPTPAPADQNART, via the coding sequence ATGCTTCGACTACCGGACTATGGTATCGCTTATGTGCTGTGGGTTGGCGCGATCGCCTTAGGGGCGGTTGCTTCCTTACAGGTACTCTATTTTCTGATGCTTCTGATCCCAAAACGGGGCAGCCGACCCATCCGGCAGCCCAATGGCCCGGTCATGCCAACGAATCCGGCCGGGGTCGAAGGACGACGCGCAGGGAACGCTCCGCTGGCCAGCGGCGGCAAGATGGTCGTGCTGACGGGTCTGTTGAATGTCGAAGACATCCCTCTACCCAATAACAATTTCGTGATTGGCCGCTACTACCATCCCGAAAACAATATCCATATCGCGCTAGACGAGAAGAGCATTTCGCGCCGCCATGCGACGTTCCAAGGCGACGACAAGTCACGCGATTACTACCTGACGGACACCAACAGCAGTTATGGCACGGCGCTGCGGATGGGCGACAAACAGCAGCAGTTGGTGCCAGGGGCGAAATTCCGGATCTATAACGGTGACGTGATTCAATTCGGGCAAGCGATTACGGCCCGTTTTGTGCTGCCTGGCGAATCGAGGCCCACGCCGGCACCTGCAGATCAAAACGCCCGGACATGA
- a CDS encoding WXG100 family type VII secretion target: MSDWVRVPYTELVHRAARIRQEAETIRSEIRTLKSAVESVQWMGRRAERFFTVWGETVPEMEQWVQILESFAAELEDQARRMQLADEAF; the protein is encoded by the coding sequence ATGAGCGATTGGGTGAGAGTACCGTATACCGAACTGGTGCACCGTGCCGCGCGGATCCGTCAGGAAGCGGAGACGATCCGGAGCGAGATTCGCACATTGAAGTCAGCCGTCGAGAGCGTGCAGTGGATGGGACGGCGGGCCGAGCGGTTCTTTACGGTATGGGGCGAGACTGTGCCTGAAATGGAACAGTGGGTACAGATTTTAGAAAGCTTTGCCGCCGAGCTTGAAGATCAGGCCCGGCGGAT
- a CDS encoding protein kinase → MTQVGKWTLLEIVGQGAAATVWRATDFERTVTVKVADAADAKARQSLAHEGRILRQLEHPTLPRLIEIVETPPALVFESPPAQTYSELLSKGTLWTLPLSQRLETLSVIAAALDWLHDQNIIHRDVKPAHLTVTDPPLLFDFGIAQMIADTSPPDPDAGTAAYMPPPGEPVSIVRDAYAFAVTTYELLLGAHPLLVAADRDIAPGVLRQRAASKVLKDSWRKPSTVPHWELPPDLRSARLDRLDELFTEALGAPEKRPKRLAPWMNYVRACIPPGEDNLTVAPKVLPAAFEPAHTAHEVASSLRTDGTSRGRRWRAIVVALAFLAIVVLVVILLRR, encoded by the coding sequence ATGACCCAGGTTGGCAAGTGGACACTGCTCGAAATCGTCGGACAAGGTGCTGCCGCAACGGTCTGGCGCGCTACCGATTTCGAGCGGACGGTCACTGTCAAGGTAGCAGACGCGGCAGACGCGAAAGCAAGGCAAAGCCTCGCGCATGAAGGCCGAATTCTCAGACAGCTCGAACATCCGACCCTGCCGCGTCTGATCGAGATTGTTGAGACACCGCCTGCGCTGGTGTTTGAGAGCCCTCCGGCTCAGACCTACAGCGAACTGCTCTCCAAAGGGACTTTATGGACGCTGCCGCTCAGTCAGCGGTTGGAGACACTGTCGGTGATCGCCGCCGCGCTCGATTGGCTGCATGACCAGAACATCATCCACCGTGACGTTAAACCCGCACATTTGACGGTGACTGACCCGCCACTACTGTTCGATTTCGGGATCGCACAGATGATCGCTGACACGAGCCCGCCGGACCCTGACGCCGGGACAGCGGCCTATATGCCACCGCCCGGCGAACCGGTCAGCATCGTCCGCGACGCGTATGCCTTTGCCGTAACCACCTACGAGCTGCTGCTCGGAGCACATCCTTTATTGGTCGCGGCAGACCGCGACATCGCACCCGGCGTGCTGCGACAGCGCGCGGCAAGTAAGGTACTGAAGGACAGCTGGCGGAAACCTTCGACGGTCCCCCACTGGGAGCTTCCGCCGGACTTACGCAGCGCGCGGCTGGACCGGCTCGACGAACTGTTTACGGAGGCTCTGGGAGCACCCGAAAAACGGCCAAAGAGGCTGGCACCATGGATGAACTACGTCCGAGCCTGTATTCCGCCTGGCGAAGACAACCTGACGGTGGCCCCCAAAGTCCTGCCCGCAGCATTTGAGCCTGCCCACACCGCACATGAGGTTGCGTCGTCGCTGCGAACCGATGGCACCTCGCGGGGCCGCAGATGGCGGGCTATCGTCGTCGCGTTAGCCTTTCTGGCGATTGTCGTTCTCGTGGTAATTCTGCTGCGGCGCTGA